In the genome of Deinococcus deserti VCD115, one region contains:
- the guaB gene encoding IMP dehydrogenase, which translates to MSAPATPTDIAAAVTSAAADRYAYKFGQEGITFDDVLLQPRHSQVLPHEVSVEASLTRRIRLNIPFLSAAMDTVTETGMAVAMAREGGIGVIHKNMSIDAQAEMVRKVKRSESGMIVDPITLPPHATVADAERLMSEYRISGVPVTDPSGKLLGIITNRDMRFVDDLSARVGDVMTRENLVTVPVGTTLDEAHEMFKRNRIEKLLVTDEAGLLRGLITIKDLAKRIKYPRAAKDHLGRLRVAAAIGVAADLMDRAGALVQAGADVLVLDSAHGHSQGILNALSKVKETFDVDVIAGNVATAAGTRDLILAGADAVKVGIGPGSICTTRVVTGVGVPQITAIFEASSVALEAGVPIIADGGIKQTGDVPKAIAAGASVVMMGSMLAGTDEAPGETILRDGRRYKSYRGMGSLGAMDQGSADRYFQGGSRKFVPEGIEGIVSYKGTAGEVIYQFVGGLKSSMGYCGAPDLQTLRDTAQFVRITGASLIESHPHGVTITREAPNYGGR; encoded by the coding sequence ATGAGCGCGCCTGCTACCCCCACCGACATCGCCGCGGCAGTTACGTCCGCCGCCGCTGACCGTTACGCCTATAAATTCGGTCAGGAAGGCATCACTTTTGACGATGTGCTGCTTCAGCCCCGCCACTCGCAGGTGCTGCCGCACGAAGTGAGCGTCGAGGCGTCCCTGACCCGACGTATCCGCCTGAACATTCCCTTCCTGAGCGCGGCAATGGACACCGTGACCGAAACCGGCATGGCTGTGGCTATGGCGCGGGAGGGTGGCATTGGTGTGATTCACAAGAACATGTCGATCGACGCGCAGGCTGAGATGGTCCGTAAGGTCAAGCGCAGTGAAAGCGGCATGATCGTCGATCCCATCACCCTGCCGCCGCACGCCACGGTGGCTGACGCCGAGCGCCTGATGAGCGAGTACCGCATTAGTGGTGTGCCGGTGACCGACCCTTCCGGCAAGCTGCTGGGCATCATCACCAACCGCGACATGCGCTTCGTGGATGATCTGAGCGCCCGGGTCGGCGACGTCATGACCCGCGAGAATCTCGTGACGGTTCCGGTGGGGACCACGCTGGACGAGGCGCACGAGATGTTCAAGCGCAACCGCATTGAGAAGCTGCTGGTGACCGATGAGGCAGGCCTGCTGCGCGGCCTGATCACCATCAAGGACCTCGCCAAGCGCATCAAGTATCCTCGCGCTGCCAAGGACCATCTGGGGCGCCTGCGGGTGGCTGCCGCCATTGGCGTGGCGGCCGACCTGATGGACCGTGCCGGTGCCCTGGTGCAGGCGGGGGCTGATGTGCTGGTGCTCGACAGCGCCCACGGGCACAGTCAGGGCATCCTGAACGCCCTGAGCAAGGTCAAGGAGACCTTTGACGTAGACGTTATTGCCGGGAATGTCGCTACGGCCGCTGGCACCCGCGACCTGATTCTGGCCGGTGCGGACGCCGTGAAGGTGGGCATCGGGCCTGGAAGCATCTGCACCACGCGGGTGGTGACGGGTGTGGGCGTCCCGCAGATCACGGCGATCTTCGAAGCCAGCAGTGTGGCTCTGGAAGCGGGCGTGCCCATTATTGCCGACGGCGGGATCAAGCAGACCGGTGATGTCCCTAAGGCCATCGCCGCCGGCGCCAGCGTGGTCATGATGGGCAGCATGCTGGCCGGTACCGACGAGGCGCCCGGCGAAACGATCCTGCGTGACGGCCGGCGCTACAAGAGCTACCGCGGCATGGGGTCACTGGGCGCCATGGACCAGGGCAGCGCGGACCGGTATTTCCAGGGTGGCAGCCGCAAATTTGTGCCTGAAGGGATTGAAGGCATCGTGTCGTATAAGGGCACAGCGGGCGAGGTGATCTACCAGTTCGTGGGCGGTCTGAAAAGCAGCATGGGCTACTGCGGCGCGCCGGACCTGCAGACCCTGCGCGATACCGCGCAGTTCGTGCGGATCACTGGAGCCAGCCTGATTGAAAGCCATCCGCACGGCGTGACCATTACCCGCGAGGCGCCCAACTACGGCGGTCGCTGA
- a CDS encoding PQQ-binding-like beta-propeller repeat protein — protein sequence MRNILTFSLSLLLIGGGYSGAQRTSGAPATPTFTAPKVDWLKELRVLSGVSVADNGDLVFMGSDNRIHRTDSRGVEIWNFATSDIGRANPVITPQGMVIAASYDDHVYAINAAGKQVWKVKLDGDIFATPALRADGSVIAATAAGTVYALSSQGQILWTYKVGAGVFSSPAVAADGTIYFGAQNNRMHALTPAGQLKWAFAAGSLVFSSPAIDRSGNIYFGSSDRKIYAVDPAGKLRWTVKTSLFVNASPIVTSDDLVVVGSYDGKVYAINATGEPEWTYEAGTGIAAAAAQLSDGTIVVGDLSGTLHAIGKAGQPLWIIKTGKKIDTGVAVSDQGSLYFTTEGGGLNAILKQRPLADGPWTTFRGVPAGWGRVLTPQEAQTRAQARRAAATATLATLPSNRPSNTPAPSNSPVTTPARPAPAAQTPAAQTPAARPPAPTGPVAQPAPAATPEQLAASAAAAARVADGRVFVPLREAAGALGLSVSSLTNRSATVQVLARSHNLTVRTFDRVPYVPLAALSTVPGATVQLLSRPGSGVRLSLAGRTVTFPLNLPKLLPFVAPPEFPDVLPTTASRS from the coding sequence ATGAGGAACATCCTCACTTTCTCTCTCTCTCTCCTGTTGATTGGTGGGGGGTACTCAGGTGCACAACGCACCTCAGGCGCTCCCGCAACCCCTACGTTCACTGCTCCCAAGGTCGACTGGCTCAAAGAACTGCGTGTGCTGTCCGGTGTATCGGTGGCTGACAATGGAGACCTTGTCTTCATGGGGTCAGACAACCGCATTCACCGCACCGACTCACGTGGAGTCGAAATCTGGAACTTCGCGACCTCTGATATAGGCCGCGCCAATCCGGTGATCACGCCACAGGGTATGGTTATCGCTGCTTCATACGACGACCACGTCTACGCCATAAATGCCGCGGGCAAGCAGGTGTGGAAAGTGAAGCTGGACGGCGACATTTTTGCCACCCCTGCCTTGCGTGCCGACGGCAGTGTCATTGCCGCGACGGCAGCCGGGACCGTTTACGCCCTTTCCTCACAGGGGCAGATCCTGTGGACCTATAAGGTGGGTGCCGGCGTATTCAGCAGTCCGGCTGTAGCTGCCGATGGCACCATCTATTTCGGGGCCCAGAACAACCGCATGCACGCACTGACTCCCGCAGGGCAGCTCAAGTGGGCTTTTGCTGCGGGATCGCTGGTGTTCAGTAGTCCGGCAATCGACCGCAGCGGCAACATCTACTTCGGTTCCAGCGACCGCAAGATCTATGCTGTTGATCCAGCCGGGAAGCTGCGCTGGACAGTCAAGACGTCCCTGTTTGTCAATGCCAGCCCGATCGTGACCAGTGATGATCTGGTGGTGGTGGGAAGTTATGACGGCAAGGTGTACGCCATCAACGCGACCGGCGAGCCGGAATGGACCTATGAGGCTGGCACCGGCATTGCCGCAGCCGCTGCGCAGCTGAGTGACGGCACCATTGTCGTGGGAGATCTGAGCGGAACCCTGCATGCCATCGGCAAGGCCGGGCAGCCACTGTGGATCATCAAGACGGGGAAGAAGATCGACACTGGTGTGGCGGTCAGCGATCAGGGCAGCCTGTACTTCACGACTGAAGGCGGCGGCCTGAATGCCATCCTGAAACAGCGCCCTCTGGCCGACGGCCCATGGACCACCTTCCGGGGCGTCCCTGCCGGCTGGGGCCGGGTGCTTACTCCGCAGGAAGCCCAGACCCGCGCTCAGGCGCGCCGGGCCGCAGCTACGGCCACTCTGGCCACCCTGCCCAGCAACCGGCCGTCGAATACTCCTGCGCCGTCGAACTCCCCCGTGACGACGCCGGCCCGCCCTGCTCCAGCAGCCCAGACTCCGGCAGCCCAGACTCCGGCAGCCCGGCCACCGGCGCCCACAGGTCCGGTGGCTCAGCCGGCACCAGCAGCGACGCCTGAACAGCTGGCAGCAAGTGCTGCCGCTGCGGCCCGTGTGGCCGACGGCCGGGTGTTTGTGCCGCTGCGTGAAGCTGCTGGCGCCCTTGGGCTGAGCGTCAGCAGCCTGACCAACCGCAGCGCCACCGTGCAGGTTCTTGCCAGGTCGCACAACCTGACAGTGCGCACCTTCGACCGGGTTCCTTATGTGCCGCTGGCTGCCCTGAGTACGGTACCCGGCGCGACCGTGCAGCTTCTGTCCAGACCAGGCAGTGGCGTGCGTCTGTCACTGGCTGGCCGTACCGTGACCTTCCCGCTGAACCTGCCGAAGCTGCTGCCCTTCGTCGCTCCGCCTGAATTCCCGGACGTACTGCCAACCACCGCCAGCCGTTCGTAA
- a CDS encoding MBL fold metallo-hydrolase encodes MNDSALLVPVTGSLYALQVPIPYPMKTVTVLIDVPRGGPVTLVDTALNTPEARSVLEDGLSALGLHWSDIDRVIITHHHPDHYGLAGLIEERSGAGIHMLDVEIGRGERYWHLWEEWLPGHLKHMRDHGLPGASLEEMGDEHRKGRDRVLPASRVQPLREGQQVALAGLEWEVLWLPGHADGHLGLWHEEERMLIAGDAILPRISPNVGLYAYTRPDPLGDYLQTLGKLEALNPARAVVGHHGPLMEGVQARARELRAHHHERLDFIKAEADQAPRSAYDLSLAMFARELNVSGRRFALAETLAHAEHLRLLGQLYRTWDEAREVWIYHA; translated from the coding sequence ATGAATGATTCTGCCCTGCTGGTCCCGGTCACCGGGTCTCTTTATGCCTTGCAGGTGCCGATTCCCTATCCCATGAAAACCGTGACGGTACTTATTGACGTGCCTCGCGGCGGACCGGTCACGCTGGTGGACACGGCCCTGAATACGCCAGAGGCCCGCTCGGTCCTCGAAGATGGACTCTCGGCCCTGGGATTGCACTGGTCGGACATCGACCGGGTGATCATCACTCACCACCATCCGGATCATTACGGGCTTGCCGGGCTGATCGAGGAACGCAGCGGTGCAGGCATTCATATGCTGGACGTCGAGATCGGGCGTGGGGAGCGGTACTGGCACCTGTGGGAAGAGTGGCTTCCAGGCCACCTGAAGCACATGAGAGACCACGGCCTGCCAGGAGCATCGCTAGAGGAGATGGGCGATGAACATCGCAAAGGCCGGGACCGTGTGCTCCCGGCCAGCCGTGTCCAGCCGCTGCGTGAGGGGCAGCAGGTGGCGCTGGCTGGTCTGGAGTGGGAAGTCCTGTGGCTTCCAGGACACGCCGACGGTCACCTGGGGCTCTGGCACGAAGAGGAGCGCATGCTTATCGCGGGCGACGCAATCCTTCCCCGCATCAGCCCGAACGTCGGGCTGTACGCCTATACCCGGCCCGATCCGCTGGGCGACTACCTGCAGACGCTGGGCAAACTGGAGGCCCTGAACCCGGCGCGAGCAGTAGTCGGCCATCATGGGCCGCTGATGGAGGGCGTGCAGGCCCGGGCCCGGGAACTGCGTGCCCACCATCATGAACGGCTGGACTTCATCAAGGCAGAAGCGGACCAGGCCCCCCGCAGTGCCTACGATCTGTCGCTGGCCATGTTTGCGCGGGAGCTGAATGTCAGCGGCCGGCGCTTTGCACTGGCCGAGACGCTGGCGCACGCCGAGCATCTGCGTCTGCTGGGACAGCTGTACCGCACCTGGGATGAGGCCCGCGAGGTCTGGATCTATCACGCATAA
- a CDS encoding citrate/2-methylcitrate synthase: MTNIAKGLEGVLFTESKLTFINGSEGILTHLGIPIQEWAEKSTFEELSLALLDGKLPTAAELAHFDAELRANRAVPQQLIDVIQNMPRGVHPMQALRTAVSYLGLLDPQAEEVTPEARRAIATRMIAQFSTIIAAINRAQEGQEIVAPRADLTHAGNYLYMLSGKEPTAEQARLFDIALVLHADHGMNASTFTAIATSSTLSDMYSCITSAIGALKGPLHGGANEAVMDMLDEVGNPEQAEAYITKKLDNKEKIMGVGHRVYKYFDPRSRVLRDYAEVVANKQGKSNYYQILETIEKVVVDRIGSKGIYPNVDFYSGTVYSDLGIRKEYFTPIFALARISGWCASVIEYSRDNRLLRPDAVYSGATDAHYVDIQDRQ; encoded by the coding sequence ATGACGAATATTGCCAAGGGGCTCGAAGGCGTCCTCTTTACCGAGAGCAAACTTACGTTCATCAACGGTTCGGAAGGCATTCTGACCCACCTGGGCATTCCGATTCAGGAGTGGGCTGAAAAAAGCACGTTTGAGGAACTGAGTCTTGCGCTGCTGGACGGCAAGCTGCCCACTGCCGCCGAACTGGCCCACTTTGACGCGGAGCTCAGGGCCAACCGCGCCGTTCCGCAGCAGCTGATCGACGTCATTCAGAACATGCCGCGCGGCGTACATCCTATGCAGGCGCTGCGCACCGCCGTGTCGTACCTGGGCCTGCTTGACCCTCAGGCCGAAGAGGTGACCCCCGAGGCCCGGCGCGCCATCGCTACACGCATGATCGCGCAGTTCTCGACCATTATCGCGGCCATCAACCGGGCTCAGGAAGGTCAGGAGATCGTCGCTCCCCGCGCTGACCTGACGCACGCCGGAAACTACCTGTACATGCTCTCAGGCAAGGAGCCCACCGCCGAGCAGGCCCGCCTGTTTGATATCGCGCTGGTGCTGCACGCCGACCACGGCATGAACGCCAGTACGTTTACCGCTATCGCCACGAGCAGCACCCTGAGCGACATGTATTCGTGCATCACCAGCGCCATCGGAGCCCTCAAGGGCCCGCTGCACGGCGGCGCCAACGAAGCCGTGATGGATATGCTCGATGAGGTCGGCAACCCCGAGCAGGCCGAGGCATACATCACCAAAAAGCTCGACAACAAAGAAAAGATCATGGGCGTCGGCCACCGTGTCTACAAGTACTTCGACCCCCGTTCCCGCGTGCTGCGGGACTACGCCGAAGTGGTTGCCAACAAGCAGGGCAAGAGCAACTACTACCAGATTCTCGAAACCATCGAGAAGGTCGTGGTGGACCGCATTGGGTCCAAAGGCATCTACCCCAATGTGGACTTCTACAGTGGGACCGTGTACAGCGATCTGGGCATCCGTAAGGAGTACTTCACGCCAATCTTCGCCCTGGCGCGCATCAGCGGCTGGTGCGCCAGCGTGATCGAGTACTCCCGCGACAACCGACTGCTGCGGCCCGACGCGGTATATAGCGGCGCAACCGACGCGCACTACGTGGATATTCAGGACCGCCAGTAA
- the tsaB gene encoding tRNA (adenosine(37)-N6)-threonylcarbamoyltransferase complex dimerization subunit type 1 TsaB — MNTASPAPMPTLALDTATPFLTLALVWPGGHRQLSKEVGRAHAEQLPGMARGLFAEAGLPFRAQTIVIGTGPGSYTGVRVGASYALGLARVWESPVKGVPTLEGLVQGDGRQAVSLDARKGHVYGAVYDVSGGVVTSVIHPPQKLSAGDFEALAGPVPHHQGGVPDGLALLHAGLAHGQTDWSLAYL, encoded by the coding sequence ATGAACACCGCCTCCCCGGCCCCGATGCCCACCCTGGCCCTGGACACTGCTACGCCCTTTCTGACCCTGGCACTGGTCTGGCCGGGAGGGCACAGGCAGCTGTCGAAGGAAGTAGGCCGGGCTCATGCTGAACAGCTTCCCGGCATGGCGCGTGGCCTGTTCGCCGAAGCCGGCCTGCCGTTCCGTGCCCAGACCATCGTGATCGGAACCGGCCCTGGGTCATACACCGGCGTACGGGTCGGTGCCAGTTACGCGCTTGGTCTGGCCAGAGTCTGGGAATCACCTGTAAAGGGAGTCCCAACCCTGGAAGGTCTGGTCCAGGGAGACGGAAGGCAGGCTGTCTCCCTGGACGCCCGCAAAGGTCACGTGTACGGTGCGGTCTATGACGTCAGCGGTGGCGTCGTGACCAGCGTGATCCATCCACCGCAGAAATTATCAGCGGGAGACTTTGAAGCACTGGCGGGTCCGGTGCCTCATCACCAAGGCGGTGTTCCGGATGGTCTGGCTCTGCTGCACGCAGGCTTGGCCCATGGCCAGACGGACTGGTCACTGGCCTATCTCTGA
- a CDS encoding alkene reductase, whose translation MKLLEPIQLGALTLPNRVIMAPMTRSRAFGTVPTPLMAQYYAQRASAGLIITEATQVSPSAQGYPDTPGLHTQEQVDAWRGVTDAVHAEGGRIFAQIWHVGRISHSSYLGGSAPLAPSAVRPAGQLYTHGGMVDFETPRALEVSELPGIVEDFRQAAVNALQAGFDGVEIHGANGYLLNQFLETGTNQRTDEYGGSAENRARLLLEVTEAITEAIGADRVGVRLSPGGTFNDMSDANPLETYGYVADALNRFGLAYVHVVETSQTNPPVGLQGQSPTALVREAYRGTLISAGGYDRDSAEHALQTGQADAIAFARAYISNPDLVERFRLNAPLNELDPKTMYGGTEQGYTTYPSLRHELVGVNG comes from the coding sequence ATGAAGTTACTGGAACCCATCCAACTCGGCGCCCTGACCCTTCCCAACCGGGTCATCATGGCCCCCATGACGCGCAGCCGCGCCTTTGGGACGGTCCCCACACCGCTTATGGCGCAGTACTACGCTCAGCGCGCGTCCGCTGGCCTGATCATCACGGAGGCAACTCAGGTTTCGCCCAGCGCTCAGGGATATCCCGATACTCCGGGTCTACATACGCAGGAGCAGGTCGACGCATGGCGCGGGGTGACCGACGCGGTTCATGCCGAGGGCGGACGGATTTTTGCGCAGATCTGGCATGTCGGACGCATCTCCCACTCCTCCTATCTGGGTGGCAGCGCACCTCTGGCGCCTTCTGCTGTACGCCCGGCCGGTCAGTTGTACACGCACGGCGGCATGGTGGACTTCGAAACGCCACGTGCGCTGGAGGTCAGTGAACTCCCAGGAATCGTCGAGGACTTCCGTCAGGCTGCGGTCAATGCCTTACAGGCCGGCTTTGACGGTGTGGAAATTCACGGTGCCAACGGCTACCTGCTGAATCAGTTCCTGGAGACGGGCACAAACCAGCGCACCGATGAATACGGAGGCAGCGCAGAGAACCGCGCGCGCCTGCTGCTGGAAGTCACCGAGGCAATCACAGAGGCCATCGGTGCGGACCGTGTGGGTGTGCGTCTGTCTCCTGGCGGCACTTTCAACGACATGAGCGATGCCAACCCGCTCGAGACGTACGGTTATGTGGCGGATGCGCTTAACCGCTTCGGCCTGGCTTATGTCCACGTTGTAGAGACCTCACAGACCAACCCTCCGGTGGGCCTGCAGGGACAAAGCCCCACGGCATTGGTCCGGGAAGCGTACCGGGGCACCCTGATCAGTGCGGGCGGCTACGACCGCGACTCAGCCGAGCACGCCCTGCAGACTGGACAGGCAGACGCCATTGCCTTCGCCCGCGCCTACATCTCCAACCCTGATCTGGTGGAACGCTTCAGGCTGAATGCACCCCTGAACGAGCTGGACCCGAAGACCATGTACGGCGGCACTGAGCAGGGGTACACGACCTACCCGAGCCTGCGGCACGAGCTTGTCGGCGTCAACGGCTGA